The Micropterus dolomieu isolate WLL.071019.BEF.003 ecotype Adirondacks linkage group LG23, ASM2129224v1, whole genome shotgun sequence DNA window tgcacatgtaaataactCCCCTCTagttgatgaaaataaacatttaactaaTAACAGTATACCCATCCCAAACACATGTGAGAGGTAGAAAGCCTTTAAGAGTACTTGCAGCTGATGACTTGAGAAGTGGAAATGTTCTTAGGGTGAATCTACAAAGAAATGTCTGCACTCAATAAAAATGGCAATGGTGTGAATCACAGTGTGCGGATTATTTCCTTTGAACTACGAACCAGCTGTGATAAAATCTCCCAGTGTTGTTGAAAACTGTCATTATATATCATACACCCACTTCTTCCAGCGGTCATAGCAGCCCGCTCTAGGTCCACAGGCCAAGTTCAATATTTCAGTCTCTTCTTACAGTTATCTGCTTGACGATACAAGGTACCTTTTTTACTACCACAAGGCAAATAACCTTCAAAGACAACTTTAATGTGCATGAGAAGACACAAACAGATGACACATAAGCATACAAAGTGAGATTTAAGAAAGCATGCAAAGTATAGCAACAACCTATGGAGGCATGTTTGTACCTACACAGTACAGTATCTCTCAGACCATTAATTCTCAATGTCTTATCAAATTCGTTtggttttaaaaatgataacaATGCTTTtgtgcaaaatgtatttttgtcttcTTGAAAGGCATCAAAACTCAAATGAATTTTTAagagaatataataaaacaatacagttttaTTACATGTTCTTACATCAAATATCAGATCACTGCTGTGATGAGCAAATGATGAGATCCATGGCCCTGGAGAAAAGAAGGCCGAGGTGCAGACCCCCATTTTCCTCTACCGTTTCTGTGGAGAAGTAGGATGAGCTACTGTAGTCTTCTAGTATACTGTAGGAAAGTGGGTGTTTCCTTTAGTCTTGCAGCTGTAGAATCTACTGGTTTGCAACAGCTTTTGCAAAAATCATGATACGTGGCGTATCCACTGGCTCCAGATGGGGCTGCAGCATTTGCTGAGGGTTGGTTATCGGCCCTTCTTGGAAATTTAGAACCTTTTCACATCTGTGTTCAAATTAATTCTCCCCCTTGTGTGAACTAGTTGCTCGCTTCCTTCCCCTTCGTGTCATTAAAATTCATGACTGTACTATGCCATTTAAGGCTCAACTTGGTCCACAGGAGTTATTTTTCACCAGGTTATTTGACAGTCCTCTCCTTTAAATGTATGAGGGGGTGCAAGGTGGAGAGAAGACGTTACAGACGAGACACTACACTCCAGCCTGCAGATGGTCATGTCCGAATGTAGTGAGAGGTGGAGGtttattaaacaacaaaaaattggTGCCGATTTAGACAGGAGCTCTGATTTTCTGTAATAACAGTGTTATTAGCCAATACACTGAAATTACACAAACTGGGGGGAGGCAGTTATCTAATTtgttatcttatttttttttttttttagaagacagagatgagtgCAAAGACCCCGTACAAGAGAGCGCAGGGGTAAGCAACCAACAGCTGCTGTCCATCCATGGCCAACGCCGAGATGAAGATCTTTGAGGCTGACAAACTGCACCAGCCAATGATTGCTGCCGTTAGTATAATTCCAATCATGCCCCTAAAGAGGACAAGGAGGAAGCAAGACGTTAGCTTTGATGATTTTAACAGTCACCTGTATGAAAAAGAGGTGGAGGTTTAACGGCCGATGCGGATATAATGCCAAAACATTATCAATATCAAAAccaagaaaagtcatgtatatttttttcttccatgcagagtacaatctaatatacatggttatctgagccagtaacatgttgttttagatggatttttttttattaattaatgaaacagaaaaatgttttggattatgctgtAGATTTGCTTTAGACAAGGTGTTTAAGGGAGTGGGGTACAGATTGGCAGAAGTGATGTCATTaagctgcattattctctacagtatataacaatatatatttaacgctAGCCTGAAATGGTTTTAGATTAAATCTGCTGTCATTTAAGACGGaaaaaatgttgaatgttgaTGACGATGATGTCTGAGGAAATTTATGgctcaaaaatataaaataatatattaatataaaataactttttcacCACCTAACATCATTCCACAGCAGCGACACTGacaaggctgcctgcagatgtgtcTGCAGAAATATTTAGTTTATAGGGCTCGTGAGTCCAGGTATTTTGACCAATTAATTGTCCAACTAGTCACTAGTATGATAGCAGCGTTTATacagttttattaaatgtaCAGCCTTTTGTGAAACGTCTATCAAACAGTAAGAAAAGTTACATTGTCCAACACATATACATCACTTTAGCGGAGCTTATTAAGAAACCAATTAATCCCAGTTAATACTACTAGACAGTGTCCGTGTTTCCATCTAAAATCAAACTTTCATGAATTTgaagcaaacttttgaaatgtcgcaaaaaggtaaaaagtaaaaaaagaaaaaaaatatactgtatttatctCCTCTTggagcagaaacagctgattagTCATGTGAGATAAATGTTAGCTCAGAACTTATTCTGAAAaggtgtttccatctcccattaaGCTCACTAACTCTTTTCCGAAAAAGGCAAAAACTTCTAAATTTTGACaagtttccatcaaccttttttaatgCAATACCTAAGAATGCACGTAAATACATGTTGATGGCAACACTATGTCTAGCGTGGTctacagacaaagaaaagcctTTGCTTGATATACAGGTTATAATAACGTTCATCAACGTTGCTGTTTTTCCCTTTGTACTCACTGTAAAGACAAGAGGACTCCAAAGCTGGAGAGGAGGATCATAGGGAGGAGGCAGTATCCCAGCACGCTGGCCACACAGCCGAAGGAGACGCCCGTCATACTCATTAGATTGAGTAGGCAGTACATGCCAAGGCAGCCAATTGCACTGATACCGTACACGTAGCCAAACTGGATCTTACCCGACTGTGAAAGGAAAGGATAAAAAAAGATGCATCCACACAATCAGATATAAATATGCACACACCCACATGATGTCAGCTGTCCATGGTGGTGTTCAGATATATAGTCCcttccaaaagtattggaatggtAAGGCAAatgcctttgtttttgttgttcacagtagacatttgggtttaagatcaaaggATGAGTTTGACACAAGAGTTCAGAagttcagcttttatttcctggtattcacatctagatgtgttaaacaacttaggacatatcaccgtttgtattagaccacagcattcttaggtgagcaaaagtaatggaacaaataatcttcaagtaaataacatttaatatttgttggcataacccttgcttgcaataactgtctcaaagcctgcgacccatcgaaactgttgcattcttcatttgtgatgctgttctaggcttttaccgcagcttctttcagttcttgtttgtttcagggtgtttccccttcagtctcctcttagggaggtgaaatgcatgctctattgggttaaggtcaggtgactgacttggccagtctaagaCCTTgaactttttcccctgatgaagtcctttgttttgttggcagtgtgttttgggtcattgtcctgctgcatgataaacttcctcccgattagtttcaatgcatttctccataaattggcagacaaaatatttctgtacacttctgaattcattctgctgctaccgtcatcagttacatcaataaatattaatgagcctcttccagaagcagccatgcacgacCAAGCCATGatattacctccaccatgctgtacagatgagcttgtatgcttcggatcataagcagtacctttctttctccacactttggcctttccatcactttggtagagattaatcttggtctcatcagtccataagattgtgttccagaacttttgagGCTCATCTCTGGACTTCTTTgtaaatttcaatctggccttccgattcttactgctgatgagtggtttgcatgtTGTGGTGTGGCCTAGCGCTGGGTGGTATATCGGTATAATGAGGTATactgatataatttcaaaagagatatgaaattagacaatcccgatatagtttgatgttgagttaattaatgtttccgtaaagtcctgccagcatttgctcctctctttcttcctctccacacagccccgcccctccctctgcgtctCCACGCAGCCATCTACTCAAACTCTCTaacaagatggagggagacacagtgctggttggttccaatagttttgctcacttgaaaaatctgtgggttcaaacaaagggtggtatgtcctgagttgtttaacacatctagatgtgaataccaggaaatgagagctgaaattctgaactcttgtctcatactcatcttttgatcttaaacccaaatgtcttcagtgaacaacaaaaacaaaggaatttgccttaccgttccaatacttttggggGGGATTGTATATGCGTTTGTACCATAAAAAGGTGTAGAAAGATGTTTTTACTAACTCTAGTTCTTAAGAATTACTATTAAACACTGATAACAAAATGATTTACCAGGAGAAGTGTTGCTCCGAATGCCAAACAGAAGACCATGGGGCCAGCCAGGTCTGTCTCATTCATGATGCTGCCGTCTGCTGCCTTTAGCGGATGGAGCACCGTCAGAGTCTTCTGCCAGATGTGGTCAAAGTTGATTCCTAATtctaagacaaagaaaacacatcagACATGGTGGATACTAGAACTATGATCAAACACAGATGGTACAAACACATGACACAAAGTACGTACAAGTGAGGATGAAGGATAGAAGCTACAGGATAAAGCACAGATGTGATGAACTGTTATCCAGTATGCACTACTGTTTGTTATATAAACACCAAGCCTTCACAGTAGAGGCTAACATTTTTCAGGAATCTTGTGGGTCATAGGATTCCCGTGAGATGGGAGCCAATTTCACTAAACATGGGACTGGGACTGGTCACCCTCTACTTCACAGTTACAGATAAAGACATATCTCACTTGCAGGAATACTCTTTGCACAAGGATGTAGACAGAAAGGACTCGTTCTGTGATAAAAGTGTGATTTCTTCTCAGAATAGCCTTGAGGTTTGTCTTCACCTATCTAGGTCACTCAGTTTAGTCTAAAGATTGTAAATTAGGTTTGGGCGatcatcaacatttttcatgGTCTCAGCGCATTTACCCCAGCTAAGCTGTCAATCCCACTTTGAGACATAGCTGTGTGGCACCAcgcatattatatatatatatacacacacaagcacggGAATGGACACAGTGTGAGGAATAGAGAATAATTAGTGCAAAACTGATTTTGATTGAAAAGTGATTATTTAAACTAAATATGACTTATTCAGTTAAGAGCAGTGACTAGTCAGAGAGGAGTAGAAGCTGGTTGGTGCATGAGGACCGCTCTGTTGTGTGCAGGTACCAACACACAGAGATTAGGCAAAGGCAACAGCAACAATCTCCAGTTGTCCCTTTGTTTGTCAT harbors:
- the yipf5 gene encoding protein YIPF5, producing MAGFDNFNTDFYQSSYSVDDQSQGGYGYSNAENYNKPYGQYDYSQPMDYSSPGMMQPQQPYTGQIFQPTQTYTPSPSQSMYSSSFDDEPPLLEELGINFDHIWQKTLTVLHPLKAADGSIMNETDLAGPMVFCLAFGATLLLSGKIQFGYVYGISAIGCLGMYCLLNLMSMTGVSFGCVASVLGYCLLPMILLSSFGVLLSLQGMIGIILTAAIIGWCSLSASKIFISALAMDGQQLLVAYPCALLYGVFALISVF